The Desmonostoc muscorum LEGE 12446 genome includes a region encoding these proteins:
- the truB gene encoding tRNA pseudouridine(55) synthase TruB translates to MLSQGFLNLNKPFDWTSHDCVARVRKLLRLKRVGHAGTLDPAATGVLPIAFGKATRLLQYLPESKAYKATIRLGVRTTTDDLQGEIINSQACAGLSLAQVKPLLSKFQGKIEQIPPSYSAIQVDGKRLYDLARKGETVEVPVRTVEVFHIEILDWREGDFPELDVAIACGSGTYIRAIARDLGAILETGGTLAALIRTESSGFHLTDSLTLTDLETQLQSGIFQPISPDAPLQYLSSVTLPLTSAQKWCQGQRISLTFDVSGIVRVYDEETRFLGIGELQNEVLIPQMVFESIS, encoded by the coding sequence GTGTTATCTCAAGGTTTTCTCAACTTAAACAAACCATTTGACTGGACTTCCCACGACTGCGTGGCGCGGGTACGAAAATTGTTGCGCCTCAAACGTGTGGGACATGCAGGAACATTAGATCCAGCAGCTACTGGAGTGTTACCCATTGCCTTTGGTAAAGCCACCAGACTATTACAATATTTACCAGAAAGTAAAGCTTACAAAGCGACAATTCGGTTGGGTGTGCGTACCACAACCGATGATTTACAAGGCGAGATTATTAATTCTCAAGCTTGTGCTGGATTGAGTTTGGCACAAGTAAAACCTCTACTATCAAAATTTCAAGGCAAAATTGAGCAAATACCACCTAGTTATAGTGCAATTCAAGTTGATGGAAAACGCCTCTATGACTTAGCGCGTAAAGGTGAAACGGTGGAAGTTCCAGTGCGAACAGTGGAGGTTTTTCACATAGAAATTTTGGACTGGCGCGAAGGAGATTTTCCGGAATTGGATGTGGCGATCGCCTGTGGAAGTGGTACATATATTAGAGCGATCGCTCGTGACTTAGGTGCAATTTTAGAAACTGGTGGCACCCTGGCGGCTTTAATTCGTACTGAAAGTAGTGGTTTCCATTTAACAGATAGTCTCACCTTGACCGATTTAGAAACACAACTACAAAGTGGGATATTTCAACCCATTTCTCCCGATGCGCCATTACAATATTTGTCATCAGTTACTTTACCACTGACATCTGCTCAAAAATGGTGTCAAGGTCAGCGAATTTCTCTAACTTTCGATGTTTCTGGGATCGTGCGAGTTTATGATGAAGAGACTCGCTTTTTAGGTATTGGAGAATTACAAAACGAAGTGTTGATCCCCCAAATGGTTTTTGAATCGATTTCTTAA
- a CDS encoding CRISPR-associated protein Csc3 translates to MIKRNRLLNRPPKSLEERYFSEIRPQLYENHAHHHQYGVRKGTTLAEHLDSACQFILTVSQMAEVPEDKRTLLLAATAVHDLNKLDPQERKVKTLARNKDFLREQLEKACVLSFVVTEDDFELVRKLIERHSGHNVSDGARFLPEDPNIERWAAMLTAADLFDLGIPDEKRFRKLETELTVAFDRSCKLFRVRLSEDKGYITALLLGACEEVLQKYGLHSLAIFPDGELFEGEALPNVDLTKEIAAVWQSKIDQVFGNNIERLVRPTKDGIKVTQQAIQQNIEEVLVNIEALLEKKKASYKSDKIAKDVTKWGDAAGAEALEKAAELGLIPVSNSEEFAISEGLKAAYLSYREAGLSPKEVWDKIGVHTGISEQQRIAIESFNGQYGRPLFAAKAAVKGIEGIKEALKESFKLRKETTQTSEEIEVSEEIVAAVNRMVNLPFAIRLNGVNDLNAYVEANPRQRCSLGSTSSDIDELISDNMPPGTKVQAFSNRLPGGISAEPKRQADSIAALAYQLMAVGANFPAVKNQDPLYLHLALPKGSAPELLRIWRELLQQLAATNADGGTVTVDELQLYRDNQLEFKANKVVGAALPKRPEFVHTTVIIPLVWGDVNASLALLKSLRLGLEISLSLDIGFPFTISSNLEVELFDDVYGRVEGIPAALQSLLGSGQYQQRQDAEKILERLRCIGKLATSVASIQKADDCLYDLARASVRPIELYYVLLRWTLREQDEPNLSVIWSRICEPLNTLMESFMADENSLLTKYLKEAAQIAAEANLKGSSFKRTAQTEPFTAFIASIRTQKPYFDLELMFAALVQQYYIRLDRINREYRVGATKLEQVKRYYDVLRKLYEEIYSARPEKLLSDQKTLEAAYLFFLEEARKQLKSQSQDNSVEITTTV, encoded by the coding sequence ATGATCAAGCGCAATAGGCTTTTAAATCGCCCTCCTAAAAGCTTGGAGGAGCGTTATTTCAGCGAAATTCGCCCCCAGCTTTACGAAAATCATGCACATCATCATCAGTATGGAGTGAGGAAAGGGACAACTCTTGCAGAACATCTAGACTCTGCGTGTCAATTTATTTTGACAGTCAGCCAAATGGCAGAAGTACCTGAAGATAAGCGAACTTTACTATTGGCTGCGACGGCTGTTCATGACCTGAATAAATTAGATCCTCAAGAACGAAAAGTAAAAACCTTAGCTAGGAACAAGGACTTTTTAAGAGAACAGCTTGAAAAAGCTTGTGTATTATCTTTTGTGGTAACAGAAGATGACTTTGAATTAGTCAGAAAGCTGATTGAACGCCATTCAGGCCACAACGTCAGCGATGGAGCGAGATTTTTACCAGAAGACCCAAATATTGAACGTTGGGCGGCGATGCTGACTGCTGCGGACTTGTTTGATTTAGGAATTCCAGATGAAAAACGCTTTCGCAAACTCGAAACAGAATTAACCGTTGCTTTTGATAGAAGTTGCAAACTTTTCAGAGTGCGCCTTTCTGAAGATAAAGGTTATATTACAGCTCTGTTATTGGGTGCTTGTGAAGAAGTTTTACAAAAGTATGGCTTACATTCTTTAGCAATTTTCCCTGACGGCGAACTTTTTGAAGGTGAAGCTTTACCCAATGTAGATTTAACAAAAGAAATCGCTGCTGTTTGGCAAAGTAAAATTGACCAAGTATTTGGGAATAATATCGAAAGACTTGTTAGACCTACTAAGGATGGGATTAAGGTTACTCAACAAGCTATCCAGCAAAATATTGAAGAAGTTTTAGTAAATATAGAAGCTCTTTTAGAAAAGAAAAAAGCTAGTTATAAATCAGACAAGATTGCTAAAGATGTAACTAAGTGGGGTGATGCGGCTGGTGCGGAAGCACTAGAAAAAGCGGCTGAACTTGGTTTAATACCTGTAAGCAATTCAGAAGAATTTGCTATATCTGAGGGATTGAAAGCAGCTTATCTCAGTTACCGTGAGGCTGGATTAAGCCCTAAAGAAGTTTGGGATAAAATTGGTGTTCATACTGGAATTTCTGAACAACAGCGTATTGCAATTGAGTCATTTAATGGTCAATATGGGCGACCTTTATTTGCTGCTAAGGCTGCTGTTAAGGGAATTGAGGGTATTAAAGAAGCTCTCAAAGAATCTTTTAAACTGAGAAAAGAAACTACACAAACTTCAGAAGAAATAGAGGTATCTGAGGAAATCGTTGCAGCAGTTAATAGAATGGTAAATTTACCTTTTGCTATTCGCTTAAATGGAGTCAATGATTTAAATGCTTATGTAGAAGCAAATCCTAGACAAAGATGCTCTTTAGGTTCTACTTCTAGTGATATAGATGAACTAATTTCAGATAATATGCCTCCTGGTACAAAAGTACAAGCTTTTTCTAACCGCTTACCAGGTGGTATCAGTGCAGAACCTAAAAGACAAGCAGATTCAATTGCAGCTTTAGCTTATCAATTGATGGCGGTTGGAGCAAATTTTCCGGCGGTTAAAAACCAAGACCCACTTTATCTACACTTAGCATTACCTAAAGGTTCTGCACCTGAATTATTAAGAATCTGGCGTGAGCTTCTGCAACAACTTGCAGCGACAAATGCAGACGGTGGTACTGTCACTGTTGATGAACTTCAGCTATATCGAGATAACCAGCTTGAATTTAAAGCTAATAAAGTAGTTGGTGCAGCATTACCGAAGCGTCCAGAGTTTGTGCATACAACAGTTATCATTCCTTTAGTTTGGGGAGATGTTAATGCTTCTTTAGCTTTACTAAAATCACTGAGATTAGGTTTAGAAATATCGTTGTCTTTAGATATTGGCTTTCCTTTTACTATTAGCAGCAACTTGGAAGTGGAGTTATTTGATGATGTTTATGGGCGAGTAGAAGGAATTCCTGCTGCACTCCAATCTTTACTGGGAAGTGGACAATATCAGCAGCGACAAGATGCAGAAAAAATTCTTGAGAGACTGCGCTGCATTGGCAAACTAGCAACATCTGTGGCGAGTATTCAAAAAGCCGATGATTGTTTATATGATTTGGCTCGTGCTTCTGTCAGACCAATTGAACTTTATTATGTTTTGCTGCGTTGGACTTTACGAGAACAAGATGAACCGAATTTGAGTGTTATTTGGAGTCGGATTTGTGAGCCTTTAAATACATTAATGGAGAGCTTTATGGCAGATGAAAATTCGTTATTAACTAAGTATCTCAAAGAAGCTGCTCAAATTGCAGCAGAAGCAAACCTTAAGGGAAGTTCTTTTAAACGCACCGCTCAAACAGAACCTTTCACTGCTTTTATTGCTAGTATTCGTACTCAAAAACCTTATTTCGATTTAGAACTAATGTTTGCAGCATTAGTGCAACAATATTACATTCGTTTAGACCGAATAAATCGTGAATATCGTGTAGGTGCAACAAAATTAGAGCAAGTAAAGCGTTATTACGATGTTTTACGAAAGCTATATGAGGAAATTTATTCAGCACGCCCAGAAAAGTTATTGTCTGACCAAAAAACTTTAGAAGCCGCTTATTTATTCTTTCTTGAAGAAGCACGTAAGCAGTTAAAAAGTCAATCTCAAGATAATTCAGTCGAAATAACTACAACTGTGTAA
- a CDS encoding WYL domain-containing protein — MPRKKETITLSIPPGTKEQLEAIARNLNIYWGKEPSISGLIVAIAQKSVELGKPFTLDSNQVNALQQAIKALSDAGRIGEAQTVITLLLERGNLDAAIRQSLLKQASKLVQAWRSQIDEYRQNQQPFYLLYENSQGQELQYTVRYAEPCFFDKRFYLMIWCEETEDVENLIPDLRELWHNRNLTFDKIRSIVPASGEWREGLDSIKVYLHFRGWMVKSYQRREDDLEDEMMGDVRQVVRRVVNEFWLIREVARYWEDCVIVSPESLRDRLKQKLFTLCELYDIKTKR; from the coding sequence ATGCCGAGAAAAAAAGAAACGATTACACTGTCAATTCCGCCAGGAACCAAGGAGCAATTAGAAGCGATCGCCCGCAACCTCAACATATATTGGGGCAAAGAACCCAGTATTTCCGGCTTAATAGTGGCGATCGCTCAAAAATCAGTAGAACTTGGAAAGCCTTTCACGCTTGACTCAAACCAAGTTAATGCCTTGCAGCAAGCTATCAAAGCCCTCAGTGATGCAGGTCGTATTGGTGAAGCTCAAACTGTAATTACACTTTTACTGGAACGAGGAAATTTAGATGCAGCAATCCGCCAATCTTTACTCAAACAAGCAAGTAAACTCGTACAAGCATGGCGAAGTCAAATAGATGAATATAGGCAAAATCAACAGCCTTTTTACCTACTTTACGAAAATTCCCAAGGGCAAGAACTACAGTACACAGTACGTTATGCGGAACCGTGCTTCTTTGATAAACGCTTTTATTTAATGATTTGGTGTGAAGAAACAGAGGATGTAGAAAATTTGATTCCTGATTTGCGAGAACTTTGGCACAACCGCAATTTAACCTTCGATAAAATCCGCTCAATCGTACCCGCAAGCGGCGAATGGCGAGAGGGATTAGACTCTATAAAAGTGTACTTACACTTTCGAGGCTGGATGGTAAAGTCTTATCAACGTAGGGAAGATGACTTAGAAGACGAAATGATGGGGGATGTGCGTCAAGTAGTGCGACGGGTTGTCAACGAGTTTTGGCTGATTCGTGAAGTTGCACGGTATTGGGAAGATTGCGTGATTGTATCACCTGAGAGTTTGCGCGATCGCCTCAAACAAAAACTCTTTACCTTATGCGAATTGTATGATATCAAAACCAAGAGGTAA
- a CDS encoding ATP-binding protein, whose product MSQSEDTNAQATALTNHDSKPIHIPGSIQPHGVLLALNTQLEIVQVSNNTQEYLGKKPEDLLSQPLSYLLDARKVEAVKQCLVKKIGISHAFKVLINTSNGERYFDAIVHRTQEAVIVELEPTDSQSQLSFLGFHDSAGEAISKMQSTSNLIEFLHIAAEKLQEIIGFDRVMVYQFDESAAGSVVAEVKREDLSPYLGLHYPATDIPAQARELYTRCFLRFIPDLTAEVVKLVPTENPTTYQHLDLSYCILRSFDPCCIEYHQNMEVTALLVISLIQDQKLWGLISCHHQTPKYIPYEVLKMCEFLGQIVSSELAHKISHSEWDYEVKLKSLQSEFLKSISQADNFIDALIKPEIRLLDLVSASGAAICLDNEVTLVGATPNIHQVRALIEWADTQVNDNLFSTDSLPKLYPEALIFKDTASGLLLLRISQVRRYYILWFRPEVIQTVNWAGNPKESIQAQADGSLTVSVRKSFAAWQETVRLTSLPWRACELESALSLRNAIVGIVLSKADELAKINLELERSNQELASFAYAASHDLKEPLRGIYNFSTVLLEDYAQILDDDGVECLQTVVSLSVRMETLINALLRLSQLGQAQLREQATDLNELVAQVIEVFGASRQNSGLMDVRIPRPLPIIRCDRVLVNEVFSNLIGNAFKYNDKAEKWVEIGYLDEGLGTRDWGLGKSFLNPIPNPQSPIPNPQSPIPNPQSPIFYVRDNGIGIPEHHLETIFRLFKRLHSQEKYGGGAGAGLAIVKKIVELHNGQIWVESTVGIGSIFYFTLE is encoded by the coding sequence ATGAGCCAGTCTGAAGATACCAACGCCCAAGCCACTGCTCTGACTAACCACGATTCCAAACCTATTCATATACCTGGCTCTATTCAACCTCATGGCGTACTGTTAGCACTCAATACCCAGCTAGAGATAGTGCAAGTCAGCAACAATACCCAAGAATATTTGGGTAAAAAGCCAGAAGATTTGCTCAGTCAACCGCTGAGCTATTTGCTGGACGCTAGAAAAGTGGAAGCTGTTAAACAGTGCTTGGTGAAAAAAATTGGTATTTCTCATGCATTTAAAGTATTAATCAACACTTCAAATGGTGAACGATACTTTGATGCTATTGTTCATCGTACACAAGAGGCTGTGATTGTGGAGCTAGAACCGACAGACTCACAATCACAGTTGAGTTTTTTGGGCTTTCATGATTCGGCGGGTGAAGCGATCTCTAAAATGCAAAGCACATCCAATCTGATAGAATTTTTGCACATCGCAGCGGAAAAACTCCAAGAAATCATCGGTTTCGATCGGGTGATGGTCTATCAATTTGACGAGTCCGCAGCGGGTTCTGTGGTTGCAGAAGTCAAACGAGAAGATTTATCACCTTATTTAGGACTCCACTATCCCGCTACAGATATTCCAGCCCAAGCTAGGGAATTATACACACGCTGCTTTCTCCGCTTCATCCCCGATTTAACTGCTGAAGTAGTGAAGCTAGTTCCCACGGAAAATCCGACAACATATCAGCATCTTGACTTAAGCTACTGTATACTACGGAGTTTTGATCCGTGTTGTATTGAATATCATCAAAACATGGAAGTGACGGCTCTTTTGGTGATTTCGCTGATTCAAGATCAAAAGCTGTGGGGATTAATATCTTGCCATCATCAAACACCAAAGTATATTCCTTACGAAGTGCTGAAAATGTGCGAATTTTTGGGACAGATTGTTTCTTCAGAATTAGCGCACAAAATTAGTCACTCGGAATGGGACTATGAAGTAAAGCTCAAATCGCTACAGTCTGAGTTTCTCAAGTCGATTTCCCAGGCAGACAATTTTATCGATGCCCTAATTAAACCTGAAATCCGTTTGTTGGATCTCGTTAGCGCTTCAGGAGCAGCGATTTGCCTGGATAATGAAGTTACCCTTGTGGGAGCAACACCGAATATTCACCAGGTGCGGGCGCTGATTGAATGGGCGGATACCCAAGTTAATGACAACTTGTTTTCCACAGATTCTTTGCCAAAGCTTTACCCAGAGGCGCTGATATTTAAAGATACTGCTAGCGGCTTGTTGCTACTGCGGATTTCTCAAGTCCGGCGCTATTACATCCTTTGGTTTCGTCCTGAAGTTATCCAGACGGTAAACTGGGCGGGTAATCCCAAGGAATCCATTCAAGCCCAGGCAGATGGTAGCCTTACTGTATCTGTGCGGAAATCTTTTGCCGCTTGGCAAGAAACAGTGAGATTAACTTCTCTACCTTGGAGGGCGTGCGAACTTGAGAGTGCCCTGAGTCTGAGAAATGCGATCGTTGGTATTGTACTCTCGAAGGCCGATGAGTTAGCGAAAATTAATTTGGAGTTAGAACGCAGTAATCAAGAACTAGCCTCCTTTGCCTACGCTGCTTCCCATGACCTCAAGGAACCTTTGCGCGGCATTTATAACTTCTCAACGGTACTCTTAGAAGACTATGCCCAAATATTAGATGATGACGGAGTTGAGTGCTTGCAGACAGTAGTCTCCTTGTCTGTACGCATGGAAACACTGATTAATGCTTTGCTGCGACTCTCTCAGTTAGGACAAGCACAACTGCGAGAACAAGCAACCGACCTCAACGAATTGGTCGCCCAAGTGATTGAAGTCTTTGGTGCTAGTCGCCAAAACTCTGGGCTTATGGATGTTCGCATTCCTCGGCCTTTACCCATAATTCGGTGCGATCGCGTTCTTGTCAACGAAGTCTTCAGTAACCTCATTGGTAATGCCTTCAAATACAACGATAAAGCCGAAAAATGGGTTGAGATTGGCTACTTGGATGAGGGACTAGGGACTAGGGACTGGGGACTAGGGAAGAGTTTTCTTAACCCAATCCCCAATCCCCAATCCCCAATCCCCAATCCCCAATCCCCAATCCCCAATCCCCAATCCCCAATCTTTTATGTCCGCGATAACGGTATTGGAATTCCAGAACATCATCTAGAAACGATCTTTCGACTATTTAAGCGCCTCCACTCCCAGGAAAAATACGGCGGCGGTGCAGGTGCAGGACTAGCTATTGTTAAGAAAATTGTTGAGCTGCACAACGGTCAAATTTGGGTGGAATCTACCGTAGGCATTGGCTCGATATTCTATTTTACGCTCGAATAG
- a CDS encoding hybrid sensor histidine kinase/response regulator: MLDTWTLLIIDDCAADRKIYRRYLLKDPHQSYQILEADCAEEGLALCQKTHCDVILLDYCLPDKSGLELFDQMQQEIFKTSVPVIMLTGRGDEEVAVQAMKRGALDYLVKQHLTQDVLQLAVRNAIKQLCLQAQLSKTQEQQRLIATTALRIRQSLNLEQILNTAVAEVQQLLKCDRVMVYQFTPNRDGTIVASSAESYHTVALCDRVGAGDWRLGTGDWGLGEETRQRRRTTGITYAQSPIPNPQSPIPHIYELGLCNRLSLREQFNSESNLVVPINLSNNGNPTPKLWGLLIAHHNSGERQWQADDAQMLNEVSVQLAIAIQQAELLAQTQAALAKEKQLNAFKSQIIGTVSHEYRTPLTSILAAASTLVKHSQQLDELRQQKFLGIIEQKARYMSKLVDNMLLVNQFEVEKPKLKPTPLDLLQFFSDLIEQERETTGDRHELIFKITGNNQGFWGDRGLLQQIFINLMSNAIKYSPDGGTVEFHLMGKESQVIFSIEDQGIGIPIADQENLFQSFSRGSNVDTIPGTGLGLAIAKACVELHGGNITLSSQVGRGTKVIVSLPKVFPIGQISP; encoded by the coding sequence ATGTTGGACACATGGACGCTACTCATCATCGATGATTGTGCAGCAGATCGGAAAATCTATCGTCGATATCTTTTGAAAGATCCGCACCAGTCCTACCAGATTTTGGAGGCTGACTGTGCAGAAGAAGGACTCGCATTGTGTCAAAAAACGCACTGCGATGTCATTCTGCTGGATTATTGTCTACCTGATAAAAGTGGGTTAGAACTCTTCGATCAGATGCAGCAGGAGATTTTTAAGACTTCTGTGCCTGTGATTATGTTGACAGGGCGTGGTGATGAAGAGGTTGCTGTGCAAGCAATGAAACGAGGTGCGCTGGATTATTTAGTCAAGCAACACCTGACACAGGATGTACTGCAACTAGCAGTCCGTAACGCCATCAAGCAATTGTGCTTGCAAGCCCAACTCAGTAAAACTCAGGAGCAGCAGCGGTTAATTGCTACAACTGCTCTGAGAATTCGCCAGTCTCTCAACCTAGAGCAAATTTTGAATACGGCTGTAGCGGAGGTGCAGCAACTTCTGAAATGCGATCGCGTGATGGTATATCAGTTCACCCCAAATAGAGACGGTACAATAGTTGCCTCCTCGGCTGAGTCATACCACACTGTCGCGCTGTGCGATCGCGTTGGGGCTGGGGACTGGAGACTGGGGACTGGGGACTGGGGACTGGGGGAGGAGACTAGGCAGAGAAGACGGACAACAGGAATAACCTATGCCCAATCCCCAATCCCCAATCCCCAATCCCCAATCCCTCATATTTATGAGCTTGGCTTGTGTAATCGTTTGAGTTTGAGAGAGCAATTTAACAGTGAATCAAATCTGGTGGTTCCGATTAATCTCAGCAACAATGGAAACCCAACTCCCAAGCTTTGGGGTTTGTTGATTGCTCATCATAATTCAGGAGAACGACAGTGGCAAGCTGATGATGCCCAGATGCTGAATGAAGTGTCGGTGCAACTAGCCATTGCTATCCAACAGGCGGAATTGCTAGCCCAAACTCAAGCAGCCCTCGCCAAAGAAAAGCAACTCAATGCATTTAAATCCCAAATTATTGGAACGGTTTCCCACGAGTATCGGACGCCCTTGACTTCAATTTTGGCTGCTGCATCAACTTTGGTAAAACATAGCCAGCAACTCGATGAGTTAAGACAGCAGAAGTTTCTGGGAATTATTGAACAAAAAGCCAGATATATGTCCAAACTTGTGGACAATATGCTCTTGGTTAATCAATTTGAAGTGGAAAAACCTAAGCTGAAGCCAACGCCGCTCGATTTATTACAATTTTTTTCTGATTTGATCGAACAAGAGCGAGAAACAACAGGCGATCGCCACGAGTTGATTTTTAAGATTACTGGCAATAATCAGGGCTTCTGGGGCGATCGCGGGCTTTTACAGCAAATTTTTATTAACTTAATGTCCAATGCAATTAAGTATTCTCCAGATGGAGGTACTGTAGAGTTTCACCTGATGGGCAAAGAATCACAAGTCATTTTTTCCATCGAAGATCAGGGAATTGGTATCCCCATCGCAGATCAGGAAAATTTGTTTCAATCTTTCAGTCGGGGAAGTAACGTTGATACAATTCCTGGCACAGGCTTAGGGCTGGCGATCGCCAAAGCTTGTGTAGAATTACATGGTGGTAATATCACTTTATCCAGTCAAGTTGGACGAGGAACTAAAGTTATAGTCAGCTTACCGAAGGTATTCCCAATAGGTCAAATATCGCCATAG
- a CDS encoding response regulator, whose translation MTKKLHEPLLVVEDSNEDFRMLQRLMRRMSVQNPIHRCTNGDEVLEFLYQQKRDTYDQGKDSCNSQVALRPSVILLDLNLPGIDGRDILARLKQDKSFKEIPVVVFTTSSNPKDIELCYQKGANGYLVKPMDAQELKKTIQAFVDYWLEANTPPVLD comes from the coding sequence ATGACAAAAAAACTTCATGAACCTCTGCTTGTTGTTGAGGACAGCAATGAAGATTTTCGGATGCTACAACGTCTGATGCGGCGCATGTCCGTCCAAAACCCTATACATCGTTGTACTAATGGGGATGAGGTTTTAGAGTTCCTCTATCAACAAAAGAGGGATACCTACGACCAAGGTAAGGACTCATGCAACTCTCAAGTAGCATTACGACCCTCTGTGATCTTGCTCGATCTAAATTTGCCGGGTATTGATGGCCGTGACATCCTAGCTCGGCTCAAGCAAGACAAGAGTTTCAAGGAAATCCCCGTCGTTGTTTTTACCACGTCATCGAACCCGAAGGATATTGAATTGTGCTACCAAAAGGGCGCAAATGGATATCTAGTAAAGCCGATGGATGCTCAAGAACTAAAAAAGACGATTCAGGCTTTCGTGGACTATTGGCTTGAAGCGAATACGCCGCCCGTCTTGGATTAG
- a CDS encoding response regulator translates to MSNNFEDAHPLEDRVSINFDNLHHQEERKNTGIFKGRTILLVDDNEDIIALITCVLKIYGIRVITASCGSEAFEIVKKVTVDLLISDIDMAGNSGYLLIKKIRTLASSPIREIPAIAFSDRGENRAYKQALACGFQSYMKKPSNPTQLITEVAKLLGRSCKRNFSLFGDYSCLGER, encoded by the coding sequence GTGTCAAACAATTTTGAGGATGCACATCCTCTTGAAGATAGAGTAAGCATAAATTTTGATAATTTACATCATCAAGAAGAGAGAAAAAATACAGGTATATTTAAAGGAAGGACAATTCTTTTGGTAGATGACAATGAAGATATTATTGCTTTAATTACCTGTGTTCTTAAAATTTACGGAATTCGTGTAATTACTGCTTCATGCGGTTCAGAAGCATTTGAAATTGTTAAAAAAGTAACAGTGGATCTTTTAATTAGCGACATTGATATGGCAGGTAATTCTGGATATTTGTTAATCAAAAAAATCCGAACACTTGCGTCGTCGCCAATTCGAGAAATTCCAGCGATCGCCTTTAGCGATCGTGGTGAAAATCGAGCTTATAAACAGGCTCTTGCATGTGGATTTCAAAGTTATATGAAAAAGCCTTCCAATCCTACACAGTTGATTACAGAAGTAGCAAAACTATTGGGACGTTCTTGTAAGAGAAACTTTTCGTTATTTGGCGATTACTCCTGTTTAGGGGAAAGGTGA
- a CDS encoding DUF433 domain-containing protein, with product MNEQTLLERITFNPQIFGGKPIIRGRRLAVEHILGMLAVGDTIETLLEAYPWLEREDVQACLIYARRLVGHERVEPLLIESPR from the coding sequence ATGAACGAACAAACATTACTAGAAAGAATCACATTTAACCCCCAAATCTTTGGCGGTAAACCAATCATTCGAGGTCGTCGTCTAGCTGTTGAACATATTTTAGGAATGTTAGCAGTAGGAGATACTATTGAAACTTTGCTAGAAGCTTATCCCTGGTTAGAACGCGAAGATGTACAAGCCTGTTTAATCTATGCACGAAGGTTAGTTGGTCATGAACGAGTTGAACCTTTATTGATAGAATCTCCAAGGTGA
- a CDS encoding DUF5615 family PIN-like protein: MKILLDTCINAKVRTDLQTAGYDVVWSGDWPKDPGDEEILATAYREGRILVTLDKDFGELAILRGNAHCGILRLVNLSTKEQSIVCLRVLQLYGNELFSGAIVTAELGRVRIRPPENRA; this comes from the coding sequence GTGAAAATACTACTAGATACTTGCATTAATGCTAAGGTGCGTACCGATTTACAAACGGCTGGGTATGATGTGGTTTGGTCTGGAGACTGGCCAAAAGATCCAGGTGACGAGGAAATTTTAGCAACCGCCTATCGTGAAGGCAGGATTTTAGTCACCCTTGATAAAGATTTTGGAGAGTTAGCAATTCTGCGGGGAAATGCTCACTGTGGTATCTTGCGCTTAGTTAATCTCTCAACCAAAGAACAATCAATAGTTTGTTTGCGGGTACTTCAGCTTTACGGAAACGAATTATTCTCTGGTGCAATTGTAACTGCTGAATTAGGTAGAGTCAGAATTAGACCACCTGAAAATAGGGCTTGA